The Solibacillus sp. FSL W7-1464 genome contains a region encoding:
- a CDS encoding cysteine desulfurase family protein, producing MIYLDNSATTKPHKDVLATFMLVNEQYYANPASIHRAGVESNALLTKAREQLANILHTEEKNILFTSGGTESNNAALFGLAKSSNFRGKHIITTEIEHPSILEAVKRLEEEGYEIDYLKVNKYGVISLEELQQKLRKDTIIVSIMHVNNEIGAVQPIKEAAQIIHRTCQAMFHVDAIQSFGKLPVFFDGDNGPDVISISGHKIQGLKGSGLLAFRKKPQLKAFIVGGGQEFGLRSGTVAVPQAVSLAKAARLAIEGMPGNVENFRKWSADLHHFFEQFGQEVYVLSPKDGAPHILSFSVRGLKGEILINALQKRDIIVSTSSACSSKQTKTSHVVEALNIDSRYKNGVLRLSLGAINTDEDIVSFKEQFTIVMKELKGDITQ from the coding sequence ATGATATATTTAGATAATAGTGCAACAACGAAGCCGCACAAAGATGTCTTGGCGACATTTATGTTAGTGAATGAACAATATTATGCCAACCCTGCATCGATTCACCGTGCAGGTGTCGAGTCAAACGCCTTACTCACAAAAGCTCGGGAGCAATTGGCGAATATTCTTCATACAGAGGAAAAGAATATTTTGTTTACTTCCGGAGGTACGGAATCAAATAATGCAGCGCTTTTTGGTCTTGCTAAATCTAGCAATTTTAGAGGCAAGCATATTATTACGACAGAAATAGAACATCCTTCGATTTTGGAAGCGGTCAAGCGATTGGAAGAAGAAGGATATGAAATCGATTACCTAAAAGTAAATAAATATGGAGTCATATCTTTAGAGGAACTGCAGCAAAAGCTTCGCAAAGATACTATTATAGTGAGCATTATGCATGTGAATAACGAAATCGGAGCTGTTCAGCCAATTAAGGAAGCAGCCCAAATCATTCACCGTACATGCCAGGCGATGTTCCATGTGGATGCGATTCAAAGTTTCGGAAAGCTGCCTGTCTTTTTTGACGGAGACAATGGTCCAGATGTCATTTCCATTTCAGGTCACAAAATTCAAGGCTTAAAAGGAAGTGGCTTGTTAGCATTCCGTAAAAAACCACAACTGAAGGCATTTATCGTCGGTGGTGGACAAGAGTTTGGATTAAGAAGTGGTACGGTTGCAGTGCCGCAAGCCGTTTCATTGGCAAAAGCGGCCCGTTTAGCTATTGAGGGCATGCCGGGGAATGTTGAGAACTTTAGAAAATGGTCTGCAGATCTCCATCATTTCTTTGAGCAATTCGGGCAGGAAGTATATGTCCTTTCACCAAAAGACGGTGCACCGCATATTTTATCGTTCAGTGTAAGAGGACTTAAAGGCGAGATTTTAATAAATGCACTACAAAAACGTGATATTATCGTTTCAACATCAAGTGCCTGCTCTTCAAAACAGACGAAAACAAGCCATGTTGTGGAAGCATTAAATATCGATAGCCGCTATAAAAACGGAGTACTCCGTTTAAGCTTGGGCGCAATCAATACAGACGAAGATATTGTTTCATTCAAAGAGCAATTCACAATCGTAATGAAAGAATTAAAAGGAGATATTACGCAATGA
- the tpx gene encoding thiol peroxidase, translating into MAQVTFKNNPVTLIGNEVKVGDQAPDFTVLANDLSPVTLKDSEGKIRLFSVVPSLETGVCDKQTRTFNEAAANLGDNVVIYTVSMDLPFAQKRWCGAAGIDNVVTVSDHRDASFGEAYGVHMKELRLLARSIFVVDETGKVAYVEYVPEGTDHPNYDAAIEAVKALSK; encoded by the coding sequence ATGGCACAAGTAACATTTAAAAACAATCCAGTAACACTAATCGGTAATGAGGTAAAAGTTGGTGATCAAGCACCGGATTTTACAGTACTTGCAAACGATTTATCACCAGTAACTTTAAAAGATTCTGAAGGTAAAATTCGCTTATTCTCGGTTGTTCCTTCATTGGAAACAGGTGTTTGCGATAAGCAAACTCGTACATTTAACGAAGCAGCGGCAAACTTAGGTGACAATGTTGTGATTTACACAGTGTCAATGGATTTACCATTTGCTCAAAAACGTTGGTGTGGAGCTGCGGGTATCGATAATGTTGTAACAGTATCAGACCACCGCGATGCATCATTCGGTGAAGCATATGGCGTACATATGAAAGAATTACGCCTTTTAGCACGTTCAATTTTTGTTGTTGATGAAACAGGGAAAGTTGCTTATGTGGAATATGTTCCAGAAGGTACAGACCACCCCAATTATGATGCTGCCATCGAAGCAGTAAAAGCACTATCAAAATAA
- the thiI gene encoding tRNA uracil 4-sulfurtransferase ThiI — protein MIFKEILVRYGELSTKGRNKKDFISRLRDNVRYSFNDIAPLKIRAERDRMFIEVENQEKFDVLMDRLPHVFGIQSISPVASCEKDLDVMKALAFEILEDYRDKGDLTFKVEVHRTDKTFPLDTHELQREMGATILPNFPNFKVQVKKPDFALRIEVREDAIYMMAQVIQGAGGMPIGSNGRSLLMLSGGIDSPVAGYLMMKRGVRLDAIHFFSPPYTSDNALQKVKELANELTKFGANIRLHVIPFTELQVAVKDAVPDNMSMTSTRRMMMKVADKVREDIGALGIVTGESLGQVASQTLESLTAINDVTNTPILRPLISADKNDIIKIAKDIGTYETSIQPFEDCCTIFTPSSPKTKPKLEKVQRFESFTEFDDLIDRAVKNREVYQFPQKEVKEDKFADLL, from the coding sequence ATGATTTTTAAAGAAATTTTGGTTCGCTATGGTGAATTATCAACAAAAGGTCGTAACAAAAAAGATTTTATCAGCCGTTTACGTGATAATGTACGTTATTCATTTAACGATATTGCACCACTGAAAATCCGTGCAGAGCGTGACCGTATGTTTATTGAAGTAGAAAATCAGGAAAAATTTGATGTACTAATGGATCGTTTACCACATGTTTTCGGAATCCAATCAATCAGCCCTGTTGCATCTTGTGAAAAAGATCTGGATGTGATGAAAGCTTTGGCCTTTGAAATTTTAGAAGACTATCGCGATAAAGGCGATTTGACGTTTAAAGTTGAAGTGCATCGTACAGATAAAACTTTCCCGTTGGACACGCATGAATTACAACGTGAAATGGGAGCTACGATTTTACCGAATTTCCCGAACTTTAAAGTACAGGTAAAGAAACCGGATTTCGCACTTCGAATTGAAGTTCGCGAAGACGCGATCTATATGATGGCTCAAGTGATCCAAGGTGCTGGAGGTATGCCGATTGGTTCAAACGGACGTTCACTGTTAATGCTTTCAGGCGGTATTGACAGCCCTGTTGCCGGTTACTTAATGATGAAACGCGGTGTTCGATTGGATGCGATTCATTTCTTCAGTCCGCCATATACGAGCGATAATGCATTACAAAAAGTGAAGGAACTTGCAAATGAATTAACAAAATTCGGTGCAAATATTCGCCTGCATGTCATCCCGTTCACAGAACTGCAAGTAGCAGTAAAAGACGCGGTGCCAGATAATATGTCAATGACATCAACACGTCGTATGATGATGAAAGTGGCAGATAAAGTACGTGAAGACATTGGCGCATTAGGTATTGTAACAGGCGAAAGCTTAGGGCAAGTCGCTTCACAAACATTGGAAAGCTTAACGGCAATTAATGATGTGACAAATACACCTATTTTACGTCCGTTAATTTCAGCAGATAAAAACGATATCATCAAAATTGCAAAAGATATAGGCACATACGAAACGTCAATTCAACCATTTGAGGATTGCTGTACAATATTTACACCATCCAGTCCGAAAACAAAACCAAAACTAGAAAAGGTTCAGCGTTTTGAAAGCTTTACGGAATTCGATGATTTAATTGATCGTGCTGTTAAAAACCGCGAAGTATATCAGTTCCCTCAGAAGGAAGTAAAAGAAGATAAATTCGCTGATTTATTATAA
- a CDS encoding RDD family protein yields MTDIIEVVDEASVVKPPSIKQKTAGFWMRFWAFLLDSVVISAIIGVSIKPVFALMNWDVASDVWYAPMTILSGIIFYAYFVLMTKFFRQTLGKMTFGIKVEKDDGESLDWMTVLFREGVGRFINGTLLYLPYLIVAFSPNNKSIADYFADTVVVHENIYTKDV; encoded by the coding sequence ATGACTGACATAATCGAAGTAGTGGATGAGGCATCTGTCGTAAAGCCGCCTTCTATTAAACAAAAAACAGCCGGCTTCTGGATGCGCTTCTGGGCGTTCCTGTTGGATTCGGTTGTCATTAGTGCCATTATCGGCGTATCGATCAAACCGGTATTTGCATTGATGAATTGGGACGTTGCCAGCGATGTCTGGTATGCGCCGATGACAATTCTTTCGGGAATTATTTTCTATGCTTATTTTGTGCTTATGACAAAGTTTTTCAGGCAAACATTAGGGAAGATGACGTTTGGAATAAAGGTTGAAAAAGATGACGGGGAATCATTGGATTGGATGACCGTACTTTTCCGTGAAGGGGTAGGCCGATTCATTAATGGGACATTATTATACTTACCATACTTAATTGTCGCATTTTCACCAAACAACAAAAGCATTGCCGATTATTTTGCCGACACGGTCGTTGTTCATGAAAATATTTATACAAAAGATGTTTAG
- the mbcS gene encoding acyl-CoA synthetase MbcS, translating into MNENQLVAPEIYNIVNEFEKHDNKSSKTALVFQEENGHQERYTYEELLQRANQAANAFYAQGLKKGDVILIMLPRCLEAYISYIGALKAGLVIIPSSELLRAKDIDYRLNHSEAKAIIVMEQFVNEFEQVENLANVECFIVGNEKEGWTSLMALAGKQSNEFDSVETKADDLAFLAYTSGTTGNPKAVMHSHGWGYAHLRTTAAEWLGVRDGDTVWATAAPGWQKWIWSPFLAVLGSGATGFVYKGKFDPTQFLHLIEQQQINVLCCTPTEYRMMAKLDQLNSFNLTSLRSAVSAGEPLNREVIETFEREHQLTVRDGYGQTENTLLIGSLLNMELRPGSMGKPTPGNIIDLINEDGDLVPAGEVGDIAVHKSTPALFKGYYKDPERTAVQYRGDWYVTGDRATKDEDGYFWFEGRNDDIIISSGYTIGPFEVEDALTKHPAVQECAVVASPDEIRGNVVKAFIVLKEVSLKESPTIVEELQNHVKQLTAPYKYPRIIEFLDELPKTISGKIRRVELRVK; encoded by the coding sequence ATGAATGAAAATCAATTAGTTGCACCAGAAATTTATAATATTGTGAATGAATTTGAAAAGCATGATAATAAAAGCTCAAAAACAGCATTAGTATTTCAGGAAGAAAACGGACACCAAGAGCGTTATACATACGAAGAATTGCTACAAAGAGCAAACCAGGCTGCAAATGCCTTTTATGCACAAGGATTAAAAAAAGGAGATGTCATTTTAATTATGCTGCCTCGCTGTTTAGAAGCATATATTTCCTATATTGGGGCACTAAAAGCAGGTTTGGTCATTATTCCAAGTTCGGAACTGCTGCGGGCAAAAGATATCGATTATCGTCTAAACCATTCAGAGGCCAAGGCAATTATCGTGATGGAACAGTTCGTAAATGAATTCGAACAGGTAGAAAATTTAGCGAATGTAGAATGCTTTATCGTCGGGAATGAAAAAGAAGGATGGACTTCATTAATGGCGCTTGCAGGGAAGCAGTCAAACGAGTTCGATTCTGTTGAGACAAAAGCCGATGATCTGGCGTTTTTAGCCTATACGTCAGGCACGACTGGGAATCCGAAAGCCGTAATGCACTCACATGGCTGGGGATATGCACATTTACGTACAACGGCAGCTGAGTGGCTTGGAGTACGTGATGGCGATACAGTATGGGCAACTGCAGCTCCGGGATGGCAAAAATGGATTTGGAGTCCGTTTCTTGCTGTATTAGGCAGTGGTGCAACAGGGTTTGTGTACAAAGGGAAGTTTGATCCGACACAGTTTTTACACTTAATCGAACAGCAACAAATTAATGTACTTTGCTGTACGCCGACAGAATACCGGATGATGGCGAAATTAGATCAGTTAAATTCATTTAATTTAACTTCATTGCGCAGCGCCGTTTCAGCTGGTGAGCCTCTTAACCGCGAAGTGATCGAAACATTTGAGCGTGAGCATCAATTAACTGTACGTGATGGCTATGGTCAGACAGAAAATACATTGTTAATCGGATCATTATTAAATATGGAATTGCGCCCTGGCTCGATGGGGAAACCGACACCGGGAAATATCATTGATTTGATTAATGAAGATGGTGACCTTGTACCGGCTGGTGAAGTCGGGGATATTGCCGTACACAAATCGACTCCTGCTTTATTTAAAGGATATTATAAAGATCCTGAGCGTACAGCGGTTCAATATCGCGGGGATTGGTATGTAACAGGTGACCGTGCGACAAAGGATGAAGACGGCTATTTCTGGTTTGAAGGGCGCAATGATGACATTATTATTTCATCAGGCTATACAATCGGACCATTTGAAGTAGAGGATGCGTTAACAAAGCACCCTGCAGTACAGGAATGTGCTGTTGTTGCAAGTCCTGACGAAATTCGGGGGAATGTTGTAAAAGCATTTATCGTTCTTAAAGAAGTCTCGTTAAAAGAGAGTCCGACGATTGTAGAAGAACTGCAAAACCATGTGAAACAGCTGACAGCACCATATAAATATCCTCGAATTATCGAGTTTTTAGACGAATTACCTAAAACAATTTCAGGGAAAATCCGTCGAGTAGAATTGCGCGTAAAATAA
- the sppA gene encoding signal peptide peptidase SppA produces MKTKRVVALIIAAVLLFFSIGINTIISIFKTDFFTSIDNFMGTESLTYENVVEKGDLTTRIAHLTVDGVIQDVGEPSIWETVDYNHQLFMEQLDAVLEDNTVKGIVLSVNTPGGGVIESEEIYQKLLKIKEEKQIPIYVSMGSMAASGGYYISAPADKIFAQRETITGSIGVIMQSINYGKLAENFGVEFETIKSGEHKDMFGGVRPSTKEELAMLQEMIDESYEHFVDIIEAGRNMSEAQVKKVADGRVLGGTQALRAGLVDEIGNEEATINALRADYGLEDAALFEYTMDTSSWGSLLGVKLGTMLRPSAESEVLSKIISTTNSPRMMYLYGDY; encoded by the coding sequence ATGAAGACAAAACGAGTTGTGGCACTAATTATTGCCGCCGTATTATTATTTTTCTCTATTGGGATCAATACGATCATTTCGATTTTTAAGACCGATTTCTTTACTAGTATCGACAATTTTATGGGTACGGAATCGCTCACATACGAAAACGTAGTGGAAAAAGGAGACTTAACGACACGAATTGCACATTTAACAGTAGATGGCGTAATCCAGGATGTTGGAGAACCGAGCATATGGGAAACGGTCGATTACAACCACCAGCTGTTTATGGAGCAATTGGATGCTGTACTGGAAGACAATACTGTTAAAGGGATTGTATTATCTGTAAATACTCCAGGTGGCGGTGTCATTGAATCAGAGGAAATATACCAGAAATTATTGAAAATAAAAGAGGAAAAACAAATTCCAATTTATGTATCGATGGGATCAATGGCTGCTTCTGGCGGTTATTATATTTCAGCACCGGCAGATAAGATTTTTGCTCAACGTGAAACAATTACCGGTTCGATCGGTGTTATTATGCAATCGATTAATTATGGGAAATTAGCCGAAAACTTTGGAGTCGAATTTGAAACAATCAAATCAGGTGAACATAAAGACATGTTTGGCGGTGTACGACCATCCACAAAAGAGGAACTGGCGATGCTGCAGGAAATGATCGATGAATCTTATGAGCATTTCGTTGATATTATCGAGGCTGGACGTAATATGTCTGAAGCGCAAGTAAAGAAAGTAGCAGATGGCCGTGTATTAGGCGGTACTCAGGCATTGCGTGCAGGGTTAGTTGATGAAATCGGAAATGAAGAAGCGACGATCAATGCATTACGCGCGGATTATGGATTGGAAGATGCAGCGCTGTTTGAATATACAATGGATACATCAAGCTGGGGTTCTTTATTAGGAGTGAAGCTGGGAACGATGTTGCGACCATCTGCCGAGTCTGAAGTATTGTCCAAAATTATTTCGACGACAAATTCACCTCGTATGATGTATTTATATGGTGACTACTAA
- a CDS encoding alpha/beta-type small acid-soluble spore protein, giving the protein MANNNSSNKLRVPGAQQALDQMKYEIAQEFGVQLGPDASSRANGSVGGEITKRLVQMAEQQLRGNQNQ; this is encoded by the coding sequence ATGGCAAACAACAACAGCTCAAACAAATTACGTGTACCTGGTGCACAACAAGCTTTAGATCAAATGAAATATGAAATTGCACAAGAATTTGGTGTACAATTAGGTCCAGACGCATCATCTCGTGCAAACGGTTCTGTAGGTGGCGAAATTACGAAACGCCTAGTACAGATGGCTGAGCAGCAATTACGCGGCAACCAAAACCAATAA